A genomic window from Daphnia carinata strain CSIRO-1 chromosome 9, CSIRO_AGI_Dcar_HiC_V3, whole genome shotgun sequence includes:
- the LOC130700760 gene encoding uncharacterized protein LOC130700760, whose protein sequence is MDVANIRVLIVALLVIGLASAQVNFSTSWGKRSPSVLPVPAASSPQGSYLALRQKFHTKKESGVESQHNVLPDADSGAQTVYDEAEDQRASSLLPSPCLSLLKVLMLVNQIVETELQKLEKYDRQQQ, encoded by the exons ATGGACGTTGCAAATATACGCGTTTTGATTGTGGCGCTATTGGTGATTGGCCTAGCCAGTGCCCAGGTGAATTTCTCTACCAGTTGGGGAAAGCGTTCGCCTTCTGTTTTACCAGTACCAGCAGCATCCTCGCCTCAAGGATCTTACCTCGCGTTACGACAGAAGTTTCATACCAAGAAGGAGTCCGGCGTGGAATCACAACATAACGTTCTTCCGGATGCGGATTCCGGAGCGCAAACAGTCTACGACGAAGCCGAAGACCAACGAGCATCCAGTTTACTACCCAGCCCTTGCCTGTCTCTTCTCAAAGTTTTGATGTTGGTTAATCAGATCGTAGag accGAATTGCAGAAACTGGAGAAATATGACCGGCAACAGCAATAG
- the LOC130700743 gene encoding chitin deacetylase 8-like, translating into MQRALAVIFFLAVFFHQSLAQCNSTNCVGPACRCMSTSIPGGLTKANTPQLVFLSFDGAVTTSNYDNYTYLLNNRMNPNGCPIGMTFFIYHEYNDYTLTHSLYYKRQEIATHSLSHRTPQEVWASKTASEWVDEIGGMKDALAKFANIPKAPIRGSRAPFLQTSGDNTFSAMKTLNMFYDSSLPTTEFTDPPVWPYTLDQGFQHDCLIPPCPSSKYAGIWTVPVITLENNGTRCNTVEACPQPKTLEETFQFLKRNFERHYNTSKAPFGVYSNNNGWFQSADFRLQGYKKFLDYLSSKEDVYIVPLGRGLDWMKDPKPLTEAGNFFSCPAMTQTACQPVSCYYDGEASAIGPRIMKSCVTCPDVYPWTGNPLGIA; encoded by the exons ATGCAACGAGCTTTGGccgtcatcttcttcttggccGTCTTCTTCCATCAGTCGCTGGCGCAATGCAATTC caCGAATTGCGTTGGCCCCGCCTGTAGGTGTATGTCTACCTCTATACCAGGCGGCTTGACTAAGGCGAACACAC CCCAGTTGGTGTTCCTGTCCTTTGATGGCGCTGTGACGACGAGCAATTACGACAATTACACCTATCTACTGAATAATCGGATGAATCCCAATGGATGTCCAATTGGTATGACTTTCTTCATCTATCACGAGTACAACGACTACACGCTGACTCACAGTCTCTACTACAAGAGGCAGGAAATCGCTACGCACAGCCTGTC GCATCGAACTCCGCAAGAAGTTTGGGCTAGCAAGACGGCCAGCGAATGGGTCGATGAAATTGGTGGAATGAAGGACGCCCTTGCCAAATTCGCTAACATCCCGAAGGCACCGATCCGT gGCTCGAGAGCTCCGTTCTTGCAGACCAGCGGAGATAATACGTTTTCTGCTATGAAGACACTGAACATGTTCTACGATTCTTCTTTACCAACTACAGAGTTTACTGACCCTCCCGTTTGGCCTTACACCTTGGATCAAGGATTTCAACAC GATTGCCTGATTCCACCGTGCCCGAGTAGTAAATATGCTGGTATTTGGACAGTTCCTGTG ATCACTTTGGAGAACAATGGCACTAGGTGCAACACCGTGGAAGCCTGCCCACA GCCAAAGACGTTGGAAGAAACCTTCCAGTTTTTGAAGAGAAACTTCGAACGCCATTATAACACTAGCAAGGCTCCCTTCGGTGTCTATTCGAACAACAACGGCTGGTTCCAATCAGCGGATTTCCGTCTGCAAGGTTACAAGAAGTTCCTCGATTATTTGTCAAGCAAAGAGGACGTCTACATTGTGCCCCTAGGAAGG GGGCTCGATTGGATGAAGGATCCCAAGCCATTGACTGAAGCTGGAAACTTCTTCAGTTGCCCCGCTATGACACAGACGGCTTGTCAACCTGTTTCGTGTTATTACGACGGTGAGGCGTCTGCCATCGGACCGCGAATCATGAAAAGTTGCGTCACATGCCCGGACGTTTACCCTTGGACCGGCAATCCTCTCGGTATCGCTTAA